A section of the Halobacterium hubeiense genome encodes:
- a CDS encoding tyrosine-type recombinase/integrase yields MPDRALSTPLDDSFERYLQDKGKGRGGGGGNYRRNAARELERFAEWAAGDRGADDWTGIADDVGREPTFDDLDERVFREYARHLGGDRGLKQNTVQTYYRYISAWCGWCVNEGYLEAHYAQRASAMAPLPEDDGRKPGDQQAWTSEQRHALTRHVDERARDAVEAYTTLPEDTDPLDKQRARYAALKAARDRALVFVLAYTAVRVGELLRDPNDPRRRGVRWEDLSVDDGSMDVYRKKQQWDAASLPDPVISPLRSYRQLMDPPTERWPVFPTFDQRTLAGLVRENLAERGERPEAIIERRAEYARDLLLALDVDIRPPSITTDGARSILQRLSEAAEIDIDHPKHDYLAPHGGRRGMGEVLVRAFGYTVAARYLDNSEEMVRERYSHIEAGELGDVATEALEEIDSVPQ; encoded by the coding sequence ATGCCTGACCGAGCGCTTTCGACGCCGCTCGACGACAGCTTCGAGCGCTACCTCCAAGACAAGGGGAAAGGCCGGGGCGGCGGCGGTGGGAACTATCGACGTAACGCTGCACGCGAGCTCGAACGGTTCGCCGAGTGGGCCGCCGGCGACCGCGGCGCCGACGACTGGACCGGGATCGCCGACGACGTCGGCCGCGAGCCGACCTTCGACGATCTCGACGAACGCGTGTTCCGGGAGTACGCCCGACATCTCGGTGGAGATCGGGGACTCAAGCAGAACACAGTACAAACCTATTACCGCTATATCTCTGCGTGGTGTGGCTGGTGCGTCAACGAGGGATATCTCGAAGCGCATTACGCGCAGCGAGCGAGTGCGATGGCGCCGCTGCCGGAGGACGACGGTCGCAAGCCCGGCGACCAGCAGGCCTGGACGTCCGAACAGCGCCACGCCCTCACCCGTCACGTCGACGAACGGGCCCGCGACGCCGTCGAGGCGTACACGACACTCCCGGAGGATACTGATCCCCTCGACAAGCAGCGAGCACGCTACGCGGCGTTGAAGGCGGCTCGTGACCGGGCGCTGGTGTTTGTCCTCGCGTACACCGCCGTCCGCGTTGGCGAACTCCTCCGCGATCCGAACGACCCGCGCCGGCGCGGCGTCCGCTGGGAGGACCTCTCCGTCGACGACGGGAGTATGGACGTCTACCGGAAGAAACAGCAATGGGATGCCGCGAGCCTTCCCGATCCGGTGATCTCGCCGTTGCGAAGCTATCGCCAGTTGATGGACCCACCAACGGAGCGCTGGCCGGTGTTTCCGACGTTCGACCAACGGACGCTCGCAGGGCTCGTCCGGGAAAACCTCGCCGAACGAGGGGAACGCCCAGAAGCAATCATTGAACGCCGTGCGGAGTACGCTCGCGACCTGCTGCTGGCGCTCGATGTGGACATTCGGCCGCCGTCGATCACGACGGACGGCGCACGGTCGATTCTCCAACGACTCTCGGAGGCCGCGGAGATCGACATCGACCATCCGAAACACGATTATCTTGCTCCGCACGGTGGCCGTCGTGGCATGGGCGAGGTTCTGGTCCGGGCATTCGGATATACTGTGGCGGCCCGATATCTCGATAATTCTGAGGAGATGGTTCGTGAGCGGTACTCGCATATCGAGGCTGGTGAGTTAGGTGATGTCGCTACTGAGGCCCTTGAGGAGATCGATAGTGTACCGCAGTAA